In a single window of the Pseudomonas entomophila genome:
- a CDS encoding 2-hydroxy-3-oxopropionate reductase — MAKIGFLGTGIMGKPMAQNLQKAGHSIFVSTHHDAAPADLIAAGAVALANPKEVAQEAEFIIVMVPDTPQVESVLFGENGVVEGVGPNKVVIDMSSISPTATKAFAEKIKATGAAYLDAPVSGGEVGAKAATLSIMVGGCPKAFERALPLFEAMGKNITRVGGNGDGQTAKVANQIIVALNIQAVGEALLFAAKNGADPAKVREALMGGFASSKILEVHAERMIKGTFDPGFRINLHQKDLNLALQGAKELGINLPNTSNAQQVFSTCVALGGGNWDHSALIKGLEHMANFSIRDDK, encoded by the coding sequence ATGGCTAAAATCGGTTTCCTCGGCACCGGCATCATGGGCAAGCCCATGGCCCAGAACCTGCAAAAAGCAGGTCACAGCATCTTCGTTTCCACCCACCACGACGCCGCCCCGGCCGACCTGATCGCCGCCGGCGCCGTCGCCCTGGCCAACCCGAAGGAAGTGGCCCAGGAAGCTGAGTTCATCATCGTCATGGTGCCGGACACCCCGCAGGTCGAAAGCGTGCTGTTCGGTGAGAATGGTGTCGTCGAAGGTGTCGGCCCGAACAAGGTGGTGATCGACATGAGCTCGATCTCCCCTACCGCGACCAAGGCCTTCGCCGAGAAGATCAAGGCCACCGGCGCTGCCTATCTGGACGCCCCGGTCTCCGGTGGTGAAGTCGGCGCCAAGGCCGCGACCCTGAGCATCATGGTCGGTGGCTGCCCGAAAGCCTTCGAGCGCGCCCTGCCGCTGTTCGAAGCCATGGGCAAGAACATCACCCGCGTCGGTGGCAACGGTGACGGCCAGACCGCCAAGGTCGCCAACCAGATCATCGTCGCCCTGAACATCCAGGCCGTCGGCGAAGCGCTGCTGTTCGCCGCCAAGAACGGCGCCGACCCGGCCAAGGTGCGTGAGGCGCTGATGGGCGGCTTCGCCTCGTCGAAGATCCTCGAAGTGCACGCCGAGCGCATGATCAAGGGCACCTTCGACCCGGGCTTCCGCATCAACCTGCACCAGAAGGACCTGAACCTGGCCCTGCAAGGTGCCAAGGAGCTGGGCATCAACCTGCCCAACACCTCCAACGCCCAGCAAGTGTTCAGCACCTGCGTGGCATTGGGTGGCGGCAACTGGGACCACTCGGCGCTGATCAAGGGCCTGGAACACATGGCCAACTTCTCGATCCGCGACGATAAGTAA
- the hyi gene encoding hydroxypyruvate isomerase, protein MPRFAANLSMLFTEQDFLARFKAAADAGFSGVEYLFPYDFNATEIKQQLEAHGLTQVLFNLPAGDWSKGERGITCHPDRIEEFRAGVDKAIEYAKVLGNTQVNALAGIRPEGLDCATVRKTFVENLRYAADKLEAAGIRLVMEMINTRDIPGFYLNTTKQALEIQAEVGSDNLFLQYDIYHMQIMEGDLARTLETNLKLINHVQLADNPGRHEPGTGEINYRFLFEHLDRIGYQGWVGAEYKPKTTTEAGLGWLKTHNAI, encoded by the coding sequence ATGCCTCGCTTCGCCGCCAACCTGTCCATGCTGTTCACCGAACAGGACTTCCTGGCCCGCTTCAAGGCCGCCGCCGACGCTGGCTTCAGCGGTGTCGAATACCTCTTCCCGTACGATTTCAACGCCACCGAGATCAAGCAGCAGCTCGAGGCCCATGGCCTGACGCAAGTGCTGTTCAACTTGCCCGCGGGCGATTGGTCCAAAGGTGAGCGTGGCATCACCTGCCACCCCGACCGCATCGAAGAATTCCGCGCCGGTGTCGACAAGGCCATCGAGTACGCCAAGGTGCTGGGCAACACCCAGGTCAACGCCCTGGCCGGCATCCGCCCCGAAGGCCTGGACTGCGCCACGGTGCGCAAGACCTTCGTGGAAAACCTGCGCTACGCCGCCGACAAGCTCGAGGCCGCCGGGATCCGCCTGGTCATGGAAATGATCAACACCCGCGATATCCCCGGCTTCTACCTGAACACCACCAAGCAGGCCCTGGAGATCCAGGCCGAGGTCGGCAGCGACAACCTGTTCCTGCAGTACGACATCTACCACATGCAGATCATGGAAGGTGACCTGGCCCGCACCCTGGAAACCAACCTCAAGCTGATCAACCACGTGCAATTGGCCGACAACCCAGGCCGTCACGAGCCGGGCACCGGCGAGATCAACTACCGCTTCCTGTTCGAGCACCTGGACCGCATCGGCTACCAGGGCTGGGTGGGCGCGGAATACAAGCCCAAGACCACCACTGAAGCCGGCCTGGGCTGGTTGAAGACGCACAACGCAATCTGA